From the genome of Vulgatibacter sp.:
AGCAGCTGCTGCAGCTTCCCGGCAGCCAGGCGAGGAGCCTGCTCGGCACCCTGGCCAGCGCCGTCGCCACCGCCCTCGGCGTCCTCTTCTCCATCACCATCGTCGCGCTGCAGCTCGCCTCGACCCAATATTCGCCGCGGGTGCTCCGGCGCTTCATGGGCGACCGGCCGACGCAGGCCGTCCTCGCCGTCTTCATCGCCGCCGTCGCCTACCTGGTGGTGGTGGCGCTCTCCCTTCCGCAGGGGGCAGCGCCGCCGCGGCTCAGCCTGCTCGGCGCCATTCTCCTCGCCCTGCTCTGCTTCTGCCTCGTCGGCTACTTCCTCCACCACCTGGCCCGATCGATCGACGCGGCGACGATCGTGCGCTCCATCGGCCAGGACACGGAGGCGACGCTGCGTCGCTTGCGCGTCGAGCCCACGCCGCAGGTCGCCACGCCGGCGACGACGCCGCGCCTCCTCCGCAGCGCGACGGCGGGCTATCTCGAGCTCGTCGACGAGCAGCACCTCCTCCGCGCGGCGCCGCCGGGGACGAAGGTGATGCGGATCGAGGTCCGCACCGGCGACTTCGTCCTCCCCGGCCTGCCCCTGGTGGCGATCTGGCCGGCGACCGACCTCGACCAGCGGACGTGCAAGCGCCTCCACCTCGGCTTCGCCTTCGCCCAGCAGCGCAGCCTCGATCAGGACGTGCTCTTCGGGGTCCGCCAGCTCGTAGACGTCTCGCTCAAGGCCCTCTCGCCCGCCATCAACGACGTGACCACCGCCTACATGGCGGTGAACGAGATCGGCGTGGTGATCCAGCGCTTCCTCTCCCGTGACGGCGCGGTGGAGGACGGGTGGCGGGTGGAGCGCCGCGCCGGCTGCGAGCTGCACGTCCCGAGCGTGGGGCTGCGCACGCTGCTCCGGCATGCCTTCGACGAGATCGCGCGGAGCAGCAGCGCCCAGCTGCGGGTGCCGGCGCGGATGTTCGAGGTGATGGGGCAGGCGATCCTGGCCACCGGTCCGAACGAGGCACAGCGCAAGGCGATGGCGGAGGCGGCCCGGTGGATCCACGGCAGCGTCGCGGTGGCCGAGTCGACGCCGATCGAGAAGCAGGAATTCGAGGAGCGCTACCGCTGGCTGCTCCAGCTCGCTGCAGGCGTCGTCCACGAGGAGAGGGAGCCGGCGCTCCACTAAGGTTACTCGGCGGGCTCCTCGCCAGCTGCGAGTCGGGGCGGCGGCACCACGCGCACCAGGCGCACCCGCCGCGGCGATGCCTCGAGCACCTCGAGGACGCTCCTGTCCCGCACCTCGAGCCGCGTCCCCTTCTCCGGGATCCTGCCGGCGAGGTGGATGGCGAGGCCTGCGATCGTGCTCCAGCCGTCGCCCTCGGGCAGGTCGAGATCGAGGGCCCGGTTCACCTCGCGGATCGGCGCGATCGCCTGCACCAGCGCGGTGCCGTCCGCCTCGCGGTGGATCAGCGCGGGCTCGGGCTCGTCCTGCTCGCTGAAGATCTCGCCCACCACCTCCTCGATCAGATCCTCGGTGGTGACGATCCCCGCCATCCCGCCCGACTCCTCCACCACCACCGCGATGGCGATGCGGCGGTGCTGCATCTCGCGGAGCAGGTCGGTGGCGAGCATGGTCTCGGGAACGAAATAGGCGGGCCGGATCAGATCCTCGAGGACGATCAGCTGCTGCTCCCACGCGAGCGCGATCACGTCCTTGATCGAAATGTAGCCGACCACGTTGTCGATGGTCTCCTCGTAGACCGGCATCCGCGAGTGGCCCTCCTCGAGGATCACGCGGCGCAGCTCGTCCGGCTTCGCGGTGCGCTCGATGCCGATCACGCGGTTGCGGGGGACCATCACCTCGGAGGCGGTGAGCTCGCCGAAGTCGATCGCCCGGGAGGCGATGTTCCCGGCGTCGGGATCGAGAGAGCCGGTGCGGGCCGCCTCCTCGAGGAGCTGCTGCAGCTCGTCGGGGGAGAGGCGCGATTCGGTGAAGGAGGTCTTGTCGCCGAAGAGGCGCAGGACCGCGTTCGAGGAGGCGGTGAGGAACCAGACCAGGGGCCTGGCGAGGAGCGAGAGGCCCCAGATCGGCCGGCCCACCAGCAGCGCGTAGCGCTCGGAGGACCGGAGGGCGAGGGATTTGGGCACCAGCTCGCCGAGGACGAGCGAGAGATAGGAGACCAGCACCACCACCAGCGCCAGGGCGATCTCTCCCGCATAGCGCGCAAGACCGGGGATCGCCGCGACGGTGGGCTCGAGGTCTCCCGCGAAGGAGGCGCCGCCGAAGGCCGCTGCGGTGGCGCCCACCACGGTGATGCCGATCTGCACCGTGGCGAGGAAGCGCTCGGGCTTGTCGCGGAGCCGCTGCACCGCAGCGGCGGAACCGCTGCCGCTCTCCACCAGCTCCCGCAGCCGCGTCTTCCGCAGGGAGACCAGGGCGATCTCCGAACCGGCGAAGAAGCCGTTCACGAGGACCAGGGCGACGATGATCAGCAGTTCGGAAAGGATGGCCGTTCTCCCCTGGGTGGACGCCCCAGCCTAACGCGGCATCCCCCCGGCGCCAGTCGAATTGTTGAACCGCCGGGGCCCGAGGCGCGTAGGGCCTGCCAGCTACGAGGAGGAGGCGAGCATGAGCCGTCCCGGTGTTGCAGCGGTCCTGAGTTTCTTCATCCCCGGCGTGGGGCAGATCTACAACGGCGATTGGCTCCGTGCCCTCTTCTGGCTGATCGTCACGCCCGGCTTCTGGCTCGGCACCGGCGGCCTCCTCGGCTGGATCTGCCATTTCGTCGCGGCCTGGACCGCCTGGCAGCGGGCGCAGTCGAAGGATCCGAGGCTCGTCCTGCCGCTCTAAGCTTCCTGCACGAGGAGCCTCGCGTCGCCGAGGTCGAGGTCGTCGAGGCGGTCGACGCCGGCCCTGGCGAATTGCCGGGCAGCGGCGGCGGCGCTGCCGTCACCCTCGTGATCGAGGGACCACTGCGCGTGGTGGACGAGGAGCGAGAGCGCCAGCGAACGGGCCAGCGTGGTCGCGAAGTGGCGGGCCCCTGCCTCGATCAGCGCCGGCTCCGTCGCCGCCGTCTCGGTGATCCAGGCGGTGGCGCGATCGACGGCGGCGAGCGCGATCCCCGCAGGCGTCGCCAGCCTCGCGTCCCGCACCGCGCCGGTGAGCGCCGCCACCTTCGCCAGCAGCGCCGGCAGCGCCTCGCTCGTCTGGATCACCCGCAGCACGTCGAGGGAGAGCACGTTGGTGGTGCCCTCCCAGATCGGCAGCACCTGGCTGTCCCGGAGGAGCCGGGGCAGCCCGGTGTCCTCGACGTAGCCGGCGCCGCCGAAGACCTCGAGGGTCTCGCTGGCCACGGCCACCGCCTGCTTGCCGGTGCAGAGCTTGGCGAGCGGGGTGACGAGGCGGAGCAGCGCCGCGTCGCTCCCGCCGAGTTCGCCGGCCTCTTCCCGTCCGAGGAGCTCCACCGCAAAGAAGGTGAGCTGGAAGGCTGCCTCGTATTCGGCCTGCAGCGCTGCCACCGTCTGGAGATGGAGCGGCTTCTCGGCCAGCGGCCCGCCGAAGGCGACGCGCCGCCTTCCCCAGTCGCGGGCCAGCGCCACCGCCCGGCGCATCTCCGCCACGGCGCTCACCGCGTTCCAGGTGCGGGTGACGTTGAGCATCGGGGCGATGTTGCGGACGCCGTCGGCGAGGCCTGCCACCGGCACGGCGGGCGTGCCGTCGAGGGTGAGCTCCGCGGTGGGGAGCTTGCGGGTGCCGAGCTTCTCCTTGAGGCGGTGGAGGGTGATGCCGTTCAGGGCGCCGCGCTCGTCCCGCGTCTCCACGTAGAAGAGCGCGAGCCCCTTGCCACCGGGGCCGTTTCCTTCCGGCCGCGCCAGGGTGAGCGCCATCTCCGAGGTGGCGGCGGAGGTGAACCACTTCACCCCGTGGAGCCGAAAAGCCCCGTCCACCTGCCGCGCAATCGTCTCGGAGCGGCCGACGTCGGAGCCGCCGGTGCGCTCGGTCATCCATTGCCCCGAGGTCCACATCGTGGCCGGTTCACGGGACGTGAGGCGCGGCACCGCCCGCTCGACGAGGGTCCGGTTGCCGTGGGCGAGCAGCGTCTTCGCCGCGCCGTCGGTCATCGCCAGCGGGCAGGTATAGATGTCGGAGCTGGGGTGGAAGAGGTGGACGAGGGCGAATTGGTGCACGCGGCTGTAGCGCCCGTGGCGGAGCTCGTAGGGCGTGGCCACGAGCCCTTCCCTGGCGGCGACCGCCTGCGCCTCCCGCCAGAGCGGGG
Proteins encoded in this window:
- a CDS encoding acyl-CoA dehydrogenase family protein, whose amino-acid sequence is MAFFQDPPRLGNQFAEDRVLRSYLTRVMPPEVQRELTPSLEAMGALAAGPLLELQRADRLLEPTLTQWDAWGNRIDRIELTPLWREAQAVAAREGLVATPYELRHGRYSRVHQFALVHLFHPSSDIYTCPLAMTDGAAKTLLAHGNRTLVERAVPRLTSREPATMWTSGQWMTERTGGSDVGRSETIARQVDGAFRLHGVKWFTSAATSEMALTLARPEGNGPGGKGLALFYVETRDERGALNGITLHRLKEKLGTRKLPTAELTLDGTPAVPVAGLADGVRNIAPMLNVTRTWNAVSAVAEMRRAVALARDWGRRRVAFGGPLAEKPLHLQTVAALQAEYEAAFQLTFFAVELLGREEAGELGGSDAALLRLVTPLAKLCTGKQAVAVASETLEVFGGAGYVEDTGLPRLLRDSQVLPIWEGTTNVLSLDVLRVIQTSEALPALLAKVAALTGAVRDARLATPAGIALAAVDRATAWITETAATEPALIEAGARHFATTLARSLALSLLVHHAQWSLDHEGDGSAAAAARQFARAGVDRLDDLDLGDARLLVQEA
- a CDS encoding hemolysin family protein; the encoded protein is MVALVLVNGFFAGSEIALVSLRKTRLRELVESGSGSAAAVQRLRDKPERFLATVQIGITVVGATAAAFGGASFAGDLEPTVAAIPGLARYAGEIALALVVVLVSYLSLVLGELVPKSLALRSSERYALLVGRPIWGLSLLARPLVWFLTASSNAVLRLFGDKTSFTESRLSPDELQQLLEEAARTGSLDPDAGNIASRAIDFGELTASEVMVPRNRVIGIERTAKPDELRRVILEEGHSRMPVYEETIDNVVGYISIKDVIALAWEQQLIVLEDLIRPAYFVPETMLATDLLREMQHRRIAIAVVVEESGGMAGIVTTEDLIEEVVGEIFSEQDEPEPALIHREADGTALVQAIAPIREVNRALDLDLPEGDGWSTIAGLAIHLAGRIPEKGTRLEVRDRSVLEVLEASPRRVRLVRVVPPPRLAAGEEPAE
- a CDS encoding DUF2254 domain-containing protein is translated as MSPHLARRVEQLKTSLWTLPLAAVVLGSLLGLVLPALDRDRFLHTALSRPAWLEQLLQLPGSQARSLLGTLASAVATALGVLFSITIVALQLASTQYSPRVLRRFMGDRPTQAVLAVFIAAVAYLVVVALSLPQGAAPPRLSLLGAILLALLCFCLVGYFLHHLARSIDAATIVRSIGQDTEATLRRLRVEPTPQVATPATTPRLLRSATAGYLELVDEQHLLRAAPPGTKVMRIEVRTGDFVLPGLPLVAIWPATDLDQRTCKRLHLGFAFAQQRSLDQDVLFGVRQLVDVSLKALSPAINDVTTAYMAVNEIGVVIQRFLSRDGAVEDGWRVERRAGCELHVPSVGLRTLLRHAFDEIARSSSAQLRVPARMFEVMGQAILATGPNEAQRKAMAEAARWIHGSVAVAESTPIEKQEFEERYRWLLQLAAGVVHEEREPALH